A stretch of DNA from Streptomyces gobiensis:
CAGCCGTGTGGGGCTGTTCCACGAACGCCTGAGCCTGAAGTTTGAGTTCAACCAGCTGCGTGCGCAGTTGCGGGGCCGGGGACGCACACCGGTGGAGACGGAACCTTCCGCGATCGACCACGTAAAGAGCCTGCGGCTGGGCTACCTCAAGTACATCCCCGAGGACCCGCGTGAGGTGGAACGCTGGGAAACGTTCTGTGCCCGGATGACCGACGGCCAGCTCGTAGCCCCGAACGCACTTGCCGCACGCTGGGTCGCGGAGAACAAGCTGTGCCTGGCGGCGCTCTCCGACCCCCGCTTCCGGCGGCTGTTCACCCCGCCGCAACGCGCCACGCTGGACGCCCTGGTGCCGTACAGCCGCAAACTGGGGGACGGTATCAGCGAGACGGAAGCGATCAACGAACGGACCCGGCTGATCATAAAGGCGCCGTACAGCCGCCATGGCACGTCGGTGGTACTGGGGGCGGAGACGCCCGCCGACGTATGGTCAGGCCTGGTCCGGGATCCCGCGCGCCGGGGCTGGCTGATCCAGGAGCGCGTCACGCCATCGGCCGTCGGCACGAACGACGGGACGTATTTCCGGGATCTTATGGTGCCGGTCCTGGGCGGACGGGTCATCGGCTACTGCGCCCGGATGAACCGGAAACGTGTGCTCAACTCGGCCCAGGGCAGCGGCACCCACGCCGTCTTCAGCCCGCACGACCTGCACAAGACCTGACCGCGGGCTGGAGGGACGTGCGGGACTCACGGAACTAGCTGGGCTAGCGGCGCACGTCCTCGGCGAGTGCGGGAATGACGCCGCCCGCGAGCACCGTCTGGCGCTGGCGTGGTGAGAGCCGGTGGTGCACCGCGTAGTCCTCACCCTGGGTGGCGTTGCGCACCCGCAGCGTCGGTTCGGCGTCCGGCGCGAGTGAGGCGTGCAGTCCCGCCAGGCGCAACTGGTCACCTACCGCGATGCGCTCCCAGTCGCCGGGATCGTCGAATTCCAGGGCGAGGACACCGTAGTTCGCGAGATTCTGCCAGTGGATGCGGGCGAAGGACTTGCTGAGCACGGCCCGCAGCCCCAGATAGCGCGGGGCGATCGCGGCGTGCTCGCGGGAGGAGCCCTGCCCGTAGTTGTCACCGCCCACGACAAAGTGCGCCCCGCCCGCTTCCGCTGCCCGGCGTGGGTAGTCGGGGTCGAGGCGGGTGAAGGAGAACTCGGCGAGTTTCGGGATGTTCGAGCGGAAGGGCAGTGCCTTGGCTCCCGCCGGGGAGATCTCGTCGGTGGAGACATTGTCGTCCGCCTTGAGCAGGACCGGCCCCTCCAGGGTGTCCGGGAGCGGGTCCAGCTCGGGGAGGGCGGAGATATTGGGGCCCCGTTCGAGGGACACACCGGTGGCGATGTCCGGGGGCGGGGGCGGTTCCAGCGCGGCGGTGTTGATCGCGGCTCGCTCGGGCAGCCGGAGGTCGGGCGGGCTCATCCTGGCCTGGGCGGCCCAGTCGCGCGGATCGGTGATGACCCCGGTCAGCGCGGAGGCCGCGGCCGTCTCCGGGGAGCACAGCCAGACCGCGTCTTCCTCGGTACCAGAGCGGCCGGGGAAGTTACGCGGGAAGGTCCGCAGCGAATTGTGCCCGACGGCCGGTGCCTGGCCCATGCCGATACACCCCAGGCAGCCGCTCTGGTGGAGCCGGGCTCCAGCGGTGATCAGGTTAAAGGTGGCACCCATTCGGGTGAGGTCCTGGAGGATCTCCCGGGAGGTGGGGTTGACGTCGAAGCTCACCCCATCAGCTGTCTGGCGTCCATGGACCATGGCGGCGGTGACGGCGAAGTCGCGCAGCCCCGGGTTGGCCGAGGACCCCACGACGACCTGGGAGACCGGTTCGCCCGCCGCTTCCCGTACGGGAACGACATTGCCGGGCGAGCTCGGCCGGGCGATCAGCGGCTCCAGTGTCGACAGGTCGATTTCCTCATCCAGATCGTAGTGAGCCCCTGGCTCGGCGGTGATCTCGGTGAAGTCCTCCTCCCGGCCCTCCATGCGCAAGAACGCGCGAACGGCGTCGTCGGCGGGGAAGACGGTGGCGGTGGCCCCCAGCTCGGCGCCCATATTGGCGATGACATGCCGGTCCATCGCGGACAGTCCGGCCAGCCCGGGACCGTAGTACTCCAGAACCCGGTCGACGGCTCCCTTCACCCCGTGGCGGCGCAGCATCTCCAGGATGACGTCCTTGGCGCTGACCCAGGGCGGCAGCTCCCCCGTCAGCCGTACGCCCCAGATGTGCGGCATCCGCAGATGGAGCGGCTGCCCGGTCATGGCCAGGGCTACCTCAAGACCGCCGACGCCAACCGCCAGCATGCCGAGCGAGCCGGCGGCACAGGTGTGCGAATCGGACCCGGCGAGCGTCTTGCCGGGGATGCCGAACCGCTGCATATGGGTGGGGTGCGAGACCCCGTTGCCCGGCTTGGAATACCACAGGCCGAAGCGGCGGCAGGCGGACCGCAGGAAGATATGGTCCTCGGCATTGCGCTCGTCGGCCTGCAGGATGTTGTGGTCGACGTACTGCACGCTCACCTCGGTACGGACCCGGTCCAGGCCCAGCGCTTCCAGCTCCTGCATCACCAGGGTGCCGGTGGCGTCCTGGGTGAGGGTCTGGTCGACGCGCAGCCCGACCTCTTCGCCGGGCGCCATACGCCCCGATACCAGATGCGCGGCGAAGAGCTGATGGGCCACGGAGCGGGCCGCGCCGCCTTGCATGCCCGGCATACTCATACGACCCACCGCAGAACCGCACCGAGCCCGCCCACCGGACCGGCCGCTACATCTCCGGGCACCAGCAGCACATCGGCGTCGGCTGCGGCGGCGGCGCGTATGAGCGCGTCATCCGCGCGGGCCCGCTCCGGCTGGGCCACGCCCATCGCCCGCGCCTCGGAGCGCTGCACCGCGACCTGCTCGGGGCTGGGCCCGATCCAGACCTCCCTGCCGGTGTCGGGCCCGTCCTCACCGAGGAGCAGGGTGGCCACCTGGCGGCCACGGGCCGCCTCAACCACCGCGGGCGCCCCCTCAGCCGCCTGACCGGGGCCGGTGTCGACACCGGCCGTCCGGTGTTCACCGGGCCGGCCCCGTCCGGTACGGAAGCGGCTGACGGCGTCCTCCAGCTGCTCGCGGGCGTACTTCTCCCGGGCCTGCACGACCTGCTCGCTCAGCCGGCTCTTCGAGGCGCCGGGGGACCTGCTGCCGTTCTCCGCCTCCACGGTGACGGCACGGATCGGCTCGGGCAGCCGGTTACGGACGGCCCGCCGTTCACGCGACTCACCGGCCAGGACCAGCAGCTGCGCCCCGGCCTCCGGCCAGCGCCGGTCGAGCTCGGCGGCGACGATGTCCGCCGTCTGGTTCAGGCCGTTCTCCACCTTGTTCTGGTAATGCCACTCGTACCGGTCCGCAGGGATGCTGCGGTGCCCACGCCCCTGCCATTCCCTTCTCTGAGCCTGGCCCAGGGGCTCGCGCCGATAGGATTCCCACAGCTCCAGATCGGCGCCGGTGCTGTCGATATACGCCACCAGACACGTCGGCTCATCGACGTGCAGACCCGCCAGCGGCGCGACATGCGGCAGCATCGACCAGAAGGCCTCGGTCTGCGGGGATACGGCCAGCGGAAGATCCAGCACGACCTCGGCGCCCGTGGCGAAGAGCGCCCGGCCAGGAGGCGTCCCGGAGACGTCCTCGTGAGCGAGCCGGTCCATCACCGCGCGACAGGTGTAGGCGTCCGCGCCCTCATCGATGAGCTGCGAGGCAACGGCACGCTCCCGGAGTTTCTGCTGCCGGGCGGCGTCCTCGGTCGTACGCGATGTGTCGATGTACACGGAGGCCCATGGGCCCGGACGGTCGAAGAGCGGTTTGAGAAAACCGGTTTCCATGATCTCCCCCAGGCTTGGGGACAGCTGAATACTACCAAGGTAGGACGTTCCGGCCAGAAGAGCCCGATGAACTGAAACGGAAACCGAAACCCGGGCCGGGAGCTCATGCGATTACGGTCAGGAGTCAGTCGTCTCACTCTGCACACCACGTCGCCCTCTCCCCGCGGTCACTTCAGCCTGACCAACACCGCAAGGAGGTCCGTCGGCGGCCGCCGGTGGCTCAACGGCCGTCGCGGACGTCAGCGTTCCTCCTCGGGCAGGTGGACCTCGGCCGTGTCGGGGCGGTGGTCGGGCAGGGATGAGCGGGCGGTCGCTTCCCGGTGGAGGCGCAGGAATTCCAGGTGCCGCTCGTACTGGTCGAGAATGTCGCCGATGAGCTGTTCCTTGCTGTAGCCCATCACGTTGTAGCCCTGGCTGCCCTCGGCGAGGTGGACTTCGAAGCGGACGTAGGTGTCATGCTCGGTAACCACTCGGACAGCGAAGGCCGGGGTGGGCACTTCGACCGGCCATACCCGGTAGAGGAATTCCTCTTTCCGGCTGATCGGCACCCGGAGCCCCAGGTGCGGCAGCCCCATGTCCTCGTCGGTCCCTTCGGTGACCGATGCGTCCGTGCCTTGCTGGCGTAGCTCCTCGGCGACGTCCTGGAACGCCGGGCGGCAGACCTCGTCGACGAATCTGGTGGCCGCTCGTTTGCCCGGGAAGGCCATCGCCCGCGCGAGCCGCTGGCGCCAGTTCCTCTCCGCCGCTGCGCCGCGGGCCGTGGTCCGTCCGGACAGCGACGACGGCAGGGAGGTGCTCGACGCGTTTTCCCGCATCCGTTCAATGCGCAGTGCCTTGTACAGGCCCCAGATGATGAGGAACATCACGAAGGAGAACGGCAGGCCCATGATGATGGTCGCGTTGGTCAGCGCGTCCACGCCTCCCACGATGAGCATGGCAAGGGTGAGCAGCCCGGTCGCCGATACCCAGAAAATGCGCAGCCACGGGGCGGCGTCGGTGATGGGGGTGGGCAGATGCGAGCTGAGGTTACTGATCACCAGGGCACCGGAGTCCGCGGAGGTGACGTAGAGCAGCAGCCCGACGAAGGTGGCCAGTCCGGCGCTGAACAGGACCCCGGGATACTGGTCGAGCAGCCCGTAGAAGCCCTGTTCGGGGGCGTTCATGGCCCTCTCGCCGAACGCGGTGTTGCCGGCCCGCACCACGCTCAGCGCGCTGTTGCCGAAGACGGAAAGGAAGGTCAGCGTAAAGAGGAACGGGATGATCAGCGTCGCCGCGACAAACTGCCGGATGGTACGGCCGCGCGAGATCCTGGCCAGGAACAGCCCCACGAATGGCGCCCACGCGACCCACCAGGCCCAGAAGAACAGCGTCCAGGCATTGAGCCAATCGGTCGGCGGGTCGTAGGCGAAAGTGTTCAGGGTCATCGAGGGGAAACGGCTGAGGTAGTCCCCGATGTTGAGGATGAGACTGTTGAGCAGCCGGATCGGGCCGCCGACGACCAGCATGTAGAGCATCAGAACGATGGCGAGCACGATATTGAGCTCGGACAGCCGCCTGATGCCCCGGTCCACCCCGGCCACGGCGGACACCGTGGCGATGAACACGGCGACGAGGATCAGCCCGATCTGCGCGGCGATTCCTTCGGGCACGTTGAAGAGGAAGTTCAGCCCGAAGTTCAGTTGCACGACGCCGATTCCGAGCGACACGGAGATACCCATAACCGTGCCGACGATGGCCGCGAGGTCGACCGTGTCACCGATCCGGCCGTGGATACGGCGGCCGATGATCGGGTACAGCGCCGAGCGGATGGCCAGAGGAAGGCGGTAGCGGAAGGAGAAGTAGCCCAGTGCCATGCCCATCAGCGCGTACATCGCCCATCCGCTGATGCCGTAGTGGAACAGCGTCCACACCACCCCCTGCCGGGCTGCCTCAATGGTCTCCGGGGTGCCCTCGGGCGGTGCGAGGTAGTGGCTGACCGGCCCGGCGACGGAGAAGAACATCAGGTCGATACCGATGCCCGCCGCGAACAGCATGGTGCCCCATGCGAACAGCCCGTAGTCGGGTCTGGAGTGCTGCGGCCCCAGCTTGATGGTTCCGTATCGGGACACGCCCACGAACACCACGAAAACCAGATACAAGGTGGCGGCGAGGAAGTAGTACCAGCCGAATCCCTCGGAGATCCACCCCACCACGATGCCAATGGTGTTCTCGGCGCCTACCGGGGTGATGATCGCCCAGACCGAGAGGGCGAGGATCAGTACGGAGGACCCGATGAAGACGAGGGGCTTGAGCCGGCTTTCTCCGGGTGGTGTCGTGACTGCTGTTCCGGGGCTTTCCTGTTCCGCTGCGTTGCCGCTCTCTCCGCCGGTCGACACGGTCTAACCCTCCTGCTCCTGGGCGCGGTGCCGGTAGAAGCCGACGGTGGACGGCGGCAATGGGGTGTTGCCGAGGATGAGGTCGGCGGCTTTCTCGGCGAGCATCATCACTGGTGCATAGATGTTGCCGTTGGTGAGGTAGGGCATCGCGGAGGCGTCGACCACCCGCAGCCCGTCGACACCGTGCACCCGCATGGAGGTTGGGTCCACCACGGACATCTCGTCGATGCCCATGCGCGCGGTGCAGGACGGGTGGTAGGCGGTCTCGGCGTCGCGAGCAACCCAGTCCAGGATTTCCTCGTCCGTGTTGACCTCAGGGCCGGGGGAGAGTTCGCCCGCGTCGTAGTCGGCGAAGGCGGGCTGTTTCAGGATTTCCCGCGCGACATGAATCGCCTCCACCCACTCTTTCCGGTCGTTGGGCGTGGAGAGGTAGTTGAACCGCAGCGCCGGATACACCTTGGGATCCGGGGACTTGATTTTCACCGACCCGCGCACATCGGAGTACATCGGTCCAATGTGCACCTGATAGCCGTGCTCGGCGCCCACCGGGGTGCCGTCGTAGCGCACCGCGATCGGCAGGAAGTGAAACATCAGATTCGGGTAGTCCACCACATCATTGCTGCGCGCGAACCCACCCGCCTCGAAATGGTTGGTGGCTGCGGGCCCGGTACGGAACAGGATCCACTGCAGACCGATTCTGGGCCGGTGACTCCACTTGATAGCCGGGTTGTACGTCACCGGCTGCTTGCACGCGTGCTGTACGTAGACCTCCAGGTGATCCTGCAGGTTCTCACCGACACCGGGCAACGCGTGCACCATCTCGATGCCCAGCGGCGTGAGCTCGTCGGGGTTGCCGACCCCGGACAATTGCAGCAGTTGCGGTGTGTTGATGGCGCCGCCGCAGAGAATCACCTCGCCGCCGTAGGCCCGTCGGCGTTGCCGGCCCCACCGGCGGTAGGCCACACCTACCGCCCGCTTGCCTTCGAACAGCACCCGGTCCACCTGGGAGAAACACCGCACCGTCAGGTTCGGCCGCTTCTTTACCGGGTGCAGATAGGCGCGGGCGGCCGACCACCGCCGCCCCCGCTTGATGTTGCGGTCGAAGGCGGCGAACCCTTCCTGCCGGTAGCCGTTGACATCGGAGGTCAGCGGGTGGCCGGCCTGCTGCGCCGCCTCCAGGAACACGGAGAACAGCGGGTTGGCCGCCGGCCCGCGTTCCAGCCACAGCGGACCGCCCTGGCCGCGCCACTCGTCGACCCCGGCCACGCAGTGTTCCATCCGCTTGAAATACGGCAGGCAGTGCGCGTAGTCCCAGCTTTCCATGCCCGGGTCGGATGCCCAGCGCTCCAGGTCCAGCGGATTACCGCGCTGAAAAATCATCCCATTGATGGAGCTCGACCCGCCGAGCAGCTTGCCGCGGCCCTGGCTGACTCGCCTGCCGTCCATGAAAGGCTCCGGTTCGGAGACGTAGCACCAGTCGTAAAACCGGTTACCGATGACCATCGTCAGCGCGGCCGGCATGTGCGTGAGAATGTCCCAGATCCAGTCCGGCCGGCCCGCCTCCAGCACCAGGACTCTATTGCCCGGGTCCGCGCTCAGCCGATTAGCCAGCGCACAGCCCGCCGAGCCACCACCGACAATGATGTAGTCGTACTCCGCCTGGCCCATGCCGCTCCTCGGATTCATTGCACTGCACAGTGTTACGGGACTAACATAGAGAGTGACGATTCCGAACGTGCAACCCAGCGTGCAACAGAGTGCAACGGTGTAGCTGCATTTGGTTCAACCGGGAAAGGAATGCTTACGTCCAGTCTGTTTATCGGCGGAAAGTGGGTGGCCGCATCGGGCGGCGCCACGCGCGATGTCCTCAACCCCTACGACCAGTCCGTGGTCCAAACGGTGGATGAGGGCGGCGAAACGGACGCGCGGGCGGCCGTGGCCGCGGCGAGGGCCGCGTTCGACAGCGGCGTATGGCCCTCTTGGACCCCGCGGCAGCGTTCCGAGCTGCTGCACCGGGTGGCCGAGTACCTGCAGCGGGACCGGGCGGAGATCGCCCGGCTGGAAACGCTGGACACCGGCAAGACGCTCGTCGAGGGCGGTATCGACGTCGACGACGTGACCGCGGTGTTCCGCTACTACGCGGGCCAGGCCGAGACCGACTCCGGACGGGTGGTGGACGCGGGCGACCCGAGCATCCGCAGCCGTGTCGTCTACGAGCCGGTCGGCGTGTGCGCATTGATCACCCCCTGGAACTACCCGCTGCTGCAGGCGTCATGGAAGGTGGCGCCCGCGCTGGCCGCGGGTAACACCATGGTGATCAAGCCCAGCGAGATCACCCCCCTGAGCACCATCAAGATGGTGGAGCTGATCGAGGAGGCCGGTGCGCCCGCCGGAGTGGTCAACCTCGTACTCGGTGCGGGCGCGACGGCCGGTGCGCCGCTGGTGGAAAGCCCCCAGGTTGACCTGGTGTCCTTCACCGGCGGCCTGGAGACCGGTCAGATGATCATGCGCTCGGCGGCCGGGACCGTGAAGAACGTCGCCCTTGAGCTCGGCGGCAAGAACCCCAACATCGTCTTCGCCGACGCCGATTTTGAGGCCGCGATCGACTACGCGTTGATGGCCGTCTTCTTCCATGCCGGGCAGGTGTGCTCGGCAGGCACCCGGCTCATCGTGGAAGACACGTTGCACGACGCTTTCGTCGCCGAACTGGTTGACCGGGCCGAGCGAATCCGGCTCGGCAATGGCCTGGACGAGGACACCGAGAGCGGCCCGCTCGTGTCCGCCGGTCACCGGGACAAGGTCGAGTCCTATGTGGAGCTCGGCATCCGGGAGGGCGCGAAGCTGATCGCGGGCGGCAAGCGCCCCGATGAGCCCGGACTGCGCGACGGCTTCTTCTACCGGCCGACGGTGTTCGACGACTGCACGCCGGACATGCGCATCGTGCAGGAGGAGACCTTCGGGCCCATCCTGACCGTGGAGCGCTTCACCGACGAGGACCGCGCCATCGAACTCGGCAACCACACCGACTACGGGCTCGCCGGTGCCGTATGGACCGCGGACGCCGCCCGGGCCGAGCGGGTGGCGCGGCGGTTGCGGCACGGCACGGTGTGGATCAACGACTTCGGCCCGTACCTGCCGCAGGCGGAATGGGGCGGCTTCAAACGCTCCGGCATCGGCAGGGAGCTCGGCCACGAAGGGCTCGCCGAGTACCGCCAGGCCAAGCACATCTACGAGAACACCGCTCCCGTGCCCCAGCGCTGGTTCGCACGACGCTGAGCATACGAAGATCCCGCCCGATCGATATGATCGGGCGGGATCTCACCGTCTGTGTCTGTCTGTGTGGACCTGAGGGGATTCGAACCCCTGACCCCCTCGTTGCGAACGAGGTGCGCTACCAACTGCGCCACAGGCCCTTGGAACGAGAGAAACTGTAGCACTCTGGCTGGCGTGCGCGGAAATCCATTCCGGTGCTGGTCACAGACCGGAAGTCACTCGTTCGCGGCACGTGGGCGGTCCTGGTCCGCGTACTGGTCGAAGAGGGGGGTGCGCCCGCGGTGGCGGGTTTTGCGGGGTGGGGTACGGGGTGTGGGGGCGGGGGTGGGGGTGGGGTCCGCGGTGGTGGAGCGGGCTGAGCTCCAGGCGTCGGAGGCGTCGAGGTCGACGCCGGGGGCGGTGCGCGGGGCGACCGGGGCGTTGACATAGGTGGGCAGCGGGACGGGGACCGGCTCCCAGCCGTCCGCCTCCCGCTGGGCGCGCTCACGCTCACGCTGCTGGTCGATCCACTCGGCGTGGTCCGTCTGCTCGACCAGTGCCCGCCGGTCGTCGCTGGGCGTGGCGGGCGGGGGCGCCGGTTCCTCGGCGCGTACGACCGGATCCGGCTCGGCGATACCCGCTGCGGGGCGCTGGCGGCGGTCGTGGAGCTGCCGCGCGGCGGCCTCCGCGCGGCGCTTGTCGAGCCGCACCGCGAAGCGCCGGCGCTCCTGGGCCCGCAGATGCACGATGTACGCGCTCAGCAGTACGGCCGGGATCGCCGGGACCCACAGAAAGCCCAGACCTCCGACGGCGGCGATGACCGCGCCGAGGGTGAAGGCGAGGAAGAGCACCATCGTGGTGCGGCGGCGCCGGGCGAGCACCTTGGCCCGCTTACCGCGGTCGCCACGGTCGTCGGCTGCCGGCTCCGGGCGGTGGTGCAGCTCGGTCGGCGCCTCGGAGACGGTCACCGGATCCGGGGCCGGGTGCACGGCGCTCGCGGGGTCGGCGAAGGCCCGGACGTCGGGCGCGTCGGGCGCGCCGCCCGGGTCACCGATATCGTCACCGTCCGTAGCCAACACGGGGGAGTTCTCCCGCGCCGCCCGTTCCCTGGCGTGGCGCCGCTCCATCGCTGCCCGGCCGGACAGCAGTCGGATGGCGGTGCTGAAGCGTTCCGTCGGACGAGAGTCATTCAACTCATCCTGGCGACGGAGCCACATCGGCACCAAGTAGGCGGCCCAGGCCCCGACGATGACTGCGTAGATGAGGCCGCTGCTGCTCACGTCACACACGGTAGAGGGGATTCGGCAAGAGCATCCGCCAATTGGCGCGGTGTGTCGCACGATCTGGCTGATATCTCGAACATTTTTTGTGATTACGAAGATCGCTGACCGCGAATGTGCTCAATTGATGTGCATCGTATGTGCGTTGGGGTATGTTCGCCGGGCGTCCAATATCGAACACTTATTTTATTTCTGCCGTGTTCCCGGCCGCACCTGATGCCAGCGGGTGAGCAGGCCTTCCGGGACTTCCTCAGCGGTCAGCGCATAGACCAGATGGTCCCGCCAAGCACCATCAATATGCAGATAGCGCGGCCGGACGCCCTCCTCCCGGAAACCCAGTTTCTCCACGACCCGGCGGCTCGGCCCGTTCTCCGGCCGGATACACACCTCGATACGGTGCAGCCCGACCGCACGGAAGCAGTGGTCGACGGCGAGGGCGACGGCCGTCGGGGTCACGCCACGGCCCGCGACCGCCTGGTCGATCCAGTACCCGACATGGCCCGAGCACATGGAGCCCCAGGTGATTCCGGCGACGGTCAACTGCCCGACCAGCCGCCCCTGGTAGGTGATGACGAAGGGCAGCATCCGGCCCGCGTGCGCCTCGGCGCGCAGATGGCGCACCATCTGCCGGTACGTGGGGCGCTGCGGCGGGAAGTGGCCCGGCGGGGTCGGCGGGATGGTGGCCTCCCAGGGGCGCAGCCAGTCCCGGTTGCGTTGGTTGACCTCACGCCAGGCACGGTGGTCACGCAGCCTTATGGGGCGGAGGGCCGTATCGCCGTCCGCCAGCTCAACCGGCCATGCGGCGTTCAGTTGGCATCCCCTCTGGGGTGATCGCCGCCGTGCAGCTGGTCGACGGCGTGCGGGAGGAGCCCGGCGAGGACGGCCAAGCCGTCCTTGACGCCCCCCGAGGAGCCAGGAAGGTTCACCACAAGGGTACGTTCGGCGACGCCCGCCAGGCCACGGGAGAGTGCGGCGGTGGGAACCTTGGCGCGGCCCACGGCACGGATCGCCTCGGGGATGCCGGGGATCTCGTAGTCCAGGACCCGCCGCGTCATCTCCGGGGTGAGGTCCATCGGCGTAAGCCCGGTTCCGCCGGTGGTGACCACGGCGTCATAGCCCGCGGCGACCGCCTCGCGCAGGACCGCTTCGACTGGATCGCCGTCGGGCACCACGGTCGGGCCGTCGACCGTAAAGCCCATCGCGGTCAGGCCCTCGACGAGCAGCGGGCCGCCCTTGTCGGCGTAGACACCGGCGGAGGCGCGGTTGGAGACCGTAACGGCCAGGGCTTTCGGGGGATTCACTGGGTTCGGGGGGTTCGGGGGGTTCGGTGGGTTCGGGGG
This window harbors:
- a CDS encoding aconitate hydratase — its product is MSMPGMQGGAARSVAHQLFAAHLVSGRMAPGEEVGLRVDQTLTQDATGTLVMQELEALGLDRVRTEVSVQYVDHNILQADERNAEDHIFLRSACRRFGLWYSKPGNGVSHPTHMQRFGIPGKTLAGSDSHTCAAGSLGMLAVGVGGLEVALAMTGQPLHLRMPHIWGVRLTGELPPWVSAKDVILEMLRRHGVKGAVDRVLEYYGPGLAGLSAMDRHVIANMGAELGATATVFPADDAVRAFLRMEGREEDFTEITAEPGAHYDLDEEIDLSTLEPLIARPSSPGNVVPVREAAGEPVSQVVVGSSANPGLRDFAVTAAMVHGRQTADGVSFDVNPTSREILQDLTRMGATFNLITAGARLHQSGCLGCIGMGQAPAVGHNSLRTFPRNFPGRSGTEEDAVWLCSPETAAASALTGVITDPRDWAAQARMSPPDLRLPERAAINTAALEPPPPPDIATGVSLERGPNISALPELDPLPDTLEGPVLLKADDNVSTDEISPAGAKALPFRSNIPKLAEFSFTRLDPDYPRRAAEAGGAHFVVGGDNYGQGSSREHAAIAPRYLGLRAVLSKSFARIHWQNLANYGVLALEFDDPGDWERIAVGDQLRLAGLHASLAPDAEPTLRVRNATQGEDYAVHHRLSPRQRQTVLAGGVIPALAEDVRR
- the betT gene encoding choline BCCT transporter BetT, which translates into the protein MSTGGESGNAAEQESPGTAVTTPPGESRLKPLVFIGSSVLILALSVWAIITPVGAENTIGIVVGWISEGFGWYYFLAATLYLVFVVFVGVSRYGTIKLGPQHSRPDYGLFAWGTMLFAAGIGIDLMFFSVAGPVSHYLAPPEGTPETIEAARQGVVWTLFHYGISGWAMYALMGMALGYFSFRYRLPLAIRSALYPIIGRRIHGRIGDTVDLAAIVGTVMGISVSLGIGVVQLNFGLNFLFNVPEGIAAQIGLILVAVFIATVSAVAGVDRGIRRLSELNIVLAIVLMLYMLVVGGPIRLLNSLILNIGDYLSRFPSMTLNTFAYDPPTDWLNAWTLFFWAWWVAWAPFVGLFLARISRGRTIRQFVAATLIIPFLFTLTFLSVFGNSALSVVRAGNTAFGERAMNAPEQGFYGLLDQYPGVLFSAGLATFVGLLLYVTSADSGALVISNLSSHLPTPITDAAPWLRIFWVSATGLLTLAMLIVGGVDALTNATIIMGLPFSFVMFLIIWGLYKALRIERMRENASSTSLPSSLSGRTTARGAAAERNWRQRLARAMAFPGKRAATRFVDEVCRPAFQDVAEELRQQGTDASVTEGTDEDMGLPHLGLRVPISRKEEFLYRVWPVEVPTPAFAVRVVTEHDTYVRFEVHLAEGSQGYNVMGYSKEQLIGDILDQYERHLEFLRLHREATARSSLPDHRPDTAEVHLPEEER
- the betA gene encoding choline dehydrogenase, which translates into the protein MGQAEYDYIIVGGGSAGCALANRLSADPGNRVLVLEAGRPDWIWDILTHMPAALTMVIGNRFYDWCYVSEPEPFMDGRRVSQGRGKLLGGSSSINGMIFQRGNPLDLERWASDPGMESWDYAHCLPYFKRMEHCVAGVDEWRGQGGPLWLERGPAANPLFSVFLEAAQQAGHPLTSDVNGYRQEGFAAFDRNIKRGRRWSAARAYLHPVKKRPNLTVRCFSQVDRVLFEGKRAVGVAYRRWGRQRRRAYGGEVILCGGAINTPQLLQLSGVGNPDELTPLGIEMVHALPGVGENLQDHLEVYVQHACKQPVTYNPAIKWSHRPRIGLQWILFRTGPAATNHFEAGGFARSNDVVDYPNLMFHFLPIAVRYDGTPVGAEHGYQVHIGPMYSDVRGSVKIKSPDPKVYPALRFNYLSTPNDRKEWVEAIHVAREILKQPAFADYDAGELSPGPEVNTDEEILDWVARDAETAYHPSCTARMGIDEMSVVDPTSMRVHGVDGLRVVDASAMPYLTNGNIYAPVMMLAEKAADLILGNTPLPPSTVGFYRHRAQEQEG
- a CDS encoding aldehyde dehydrogenase family protein, translating into MLTSSLFIGGKWVAASGGATRDVLNPYDQSVVQTVDEGGETDARAAVAAARAAFDSGVWPSWTPRQRSELLHRVAEYLQRDRAEIARLETLDTGKTLVEGGIDVDDVTAVFRYYAGQAETDSGRVVDAGDPSIRSRVVYEPVGVCALITPWNYPLLQASWKVAPALAAGNTMVIKPSEITPLSTIKMVELIEEAGAPAGVVNLVLGAGATAGAPLVESPQVDLVSFTGGLETGQMIMRSAAGTVKNVALELGGKNPNIVFADADFEAAIDYALMAVFFHAGQVCSAGTRLIVEDTLHDAFVAELVDRAERIRLGNGLDEDTESGPLVSAGHRDKVESYVELGIREGAKLIAGGKRPDEPGLRDGFFYRPTVFDDCTPDMRIVQEETFGPILTVERFTDEDRAIELGNHTDYGLAGAVWTADAARAERVARRLRHGTVWINDFGPYLPQAEWGGFKRSGIGRELGHEGLAEYRQAKHIYENTAPVPQRWFARR
- the glpR gene encoding gephyrin-like molybdotransferase receptor GlpR; the protein is MSSSGLIYAVIVGAWAAYLVPMWLRRQDELNDSRPTERFSTAIRLLSGRAAMERRHARERAARENSPVLATDGDDIGDPGGAPDAPDVRAFADPASAVHPAPDPVTVSEAPTELHHRPEPAADDRGDRGKRAKVLARRRRTTMVLFLAFTLGAVIAAVGGLGFLWVPAIPAVLLSAYIVHLRAQERRRFAVRLDKRRAEAAARQLHDRRQRPAAGIAEPDPVVRAEEPAPPPATPSDDRRALVEQTDHAEWIDQQRERERAQREADGWEPVPVPLPTYVNAPVAPRTAPGVDLDASDAWSSARSTTADPTPTPAPTPRTPPRKTRHRGRTPLFDQYADQDRPRAANE
- a CDS encoding GNAT family N-acetyltransferase, whose translation is MNAAWPVELADGDTALRPIRLRDHRAWREVNQRNRDWLRPWEATIPPTPPGHFPPQRPTYRQMVRHLRAEAHAGRMLPFVITYQGRLVGQLTVAGITWGSMCSGHVGYWIDQAVAGRGVTPTAVALAVDHCFRAVGLHRIEVCIRPENGPSRRVVEKLGFREEGVRPRYLHIDGAWRDHLVYALTAEEVPEGLLTRWHQVRPGTRQK
- a CDS encoding MogA/MoaB family molybdenum cofactor biosynthesis protein, encoding MNPPKALAVTVSNRASAGVYADKGGPLLVEGLTAMGFTVDGPTVVPDGDPVEAVLREAVAAGYDAVVTTGGTGLTPMDLTPEMTRRVLDYEIPGIPEAIRAVGRAKVPTAALSRGLAGVAERTLVVNLPGSSGGVKDGLAVLAGLLPHAVDQLHGGDHPRGDAN